The Bacteroidota bacterium DNA window GGATGTTTATCCCAACCCAAGCAACGGAGTATTCAATGTTGCTTTCCATATTGATAATACCGATAACTATGTAATAAAGGTTGCAAACGCTGTCGGGCAAACTGTGTATGAAGAAAAATTAGAAAACTTCAGCGGAACATACTCCAATAAAATTAACCTTGCTTCCATGAGAAAAGGAGTTTACCTGCTGAGCGTTTCAAATTCGAAAAACCAATCCGTGAAAAAGGTGCTTATTTATTAATGTACTTTTCTTGGAGAAATGTAAAAGGGCTTGCGGAAATGCAAGCCCTTTTTATTTTGTTTCAAGTGAAAATTATTTCATGCTTTCTTCCCCATTGGGGTTTACTCACAGATTTTTTATTTTTTTAATTGTGTTTGTGAATGCTTCGCATTTCGCTGCTCTCCACAAAATACATTTCAATCTCTCCTTTGTTCTTGGCGGGGATTTTTCCGCGGTGGGTGAATACTAATCCTTCAAGGTTTTGAAAACCTTGAAGGATTTGGTACGTTGCACCCGAAATATTTATTTTTCCCGGCTCGCCAGAAGATTCCATTCGCGATGCAGTATTCACCGTGTCTCCCCAAATATCATAGGCGAATTTTTTATCGCCAACCACTCCTGCGGTGACGGAACCGCTATGGATTCCTATTCTTAATTGCCATTTATTATTTTGTTCTTTCATCCAAGATTGGATTTCGATTCCCGCTTTTACAATTTCTTCTGCGTGATTTGTGTTTGGAGTTGGCAATCCGCTTGCGCACATGTATGCATCACCAATGGTTTTTATTTTTTCAATATTGTACTTAGAAATAATTTCGTCAAATTTTTTGAAAAGGAAATCTAATTCTGAAACTAACTCTTCCGCAGAAAGTTTTTCGGCAATGGTGGTGAATCCTTTGAAGTCGGTGAACATGACGGTTACGCTTTCATAATATTTCGGAGATGCTTTCCCTTTTGATTTTAATTCTCTTGCTGTTTCAACGGGAAGAATATTCAGCAAAAGTTTTTCTGATTTTTTTCTTTCGCGGAAAATGAAAATGGAAAGTATTAGCACAACTAATAATCCTCCCGCCACAGACCAAATCACAATCTTCTGCCGGTTCAACTGAGCATCTTGTAATTCTTTGTCTTTGTTCAATAAATTTATTTGCTGTTCTTTCTTCTCAGTTTCATATTTGGTTTGCATTTCGGCAATTTGTTTGCTGCTTTCTTCGTTGAGTAAAGAATCTTTTAAGTCGGAATATTTTTTGTGGTATTCATAGGCATTCTTGTAGTCTTTTAATGAATCATAGGTAACCGAAAAACCTTCATAGGCATCTTTCCGGCCTTCCTTAAATCCAATGGAAGAAGTCAGCTTTAAACTTTTTTCATAGGAAGAAAGTGCTTTTGAATATTGTTTTAATTCCCTGCTGCAATTTCCCATATTAACTAAAACCGCAGCAATGCTGTTTTTATCGCCTAACTCTTCCATAATGGCAAGACATTGCGAGTGATATTCCATGGCTTTTGAAAAATTTTTCTGTTCCTTGTAAACATTCCCGATATTGTTCAATGTGGAGGCAATATCTTTTTTGTCTCCAAGTTCTTTTTTTATTTTCAGCGATTGCAAATAATAGTCGAGCGCCTTTTCGTAATCCTTCTTTTTTTTGGAACGGTTGGCAATATCAACATAAACAATTCCGATATTGGTGAGCGATTTTGCATAGCCGCTTTTATCTCCCACTTCTTTTTTCAACGCAAGTGATTTAAAATGGTATTCCAGGGATTTTTGATAATTTTTTTGACGCCAATATATAATTCCAATATTGTTCCATAATGCAGCAATTTCTTTTTTGTCGCCCATTTCTTCCCTGATTTTTAACGCTTCAAAATAATATTCGAGCGTCTTCGTGTAGTTTCCCAAATAGGAATTATCCACGCCAAGATTGTTAAGCGATTTTGCAATGCTTGCTTTGTCTTTTATTTCGCGGCTGATTTTCAGCGCCCGCTCGTGGCATTCCAGCGCTTTGTTTGAATTGCCTTTGTTTTTATGGAGGAGCCCGATAGCATTCAGCCAACTCGCCTCATTTTTTTTATCACCGGTCTTTTGCGCAAGCGCGAGCGCATCATTTCCATATTGCAGCGCTTTATCGGGCGCATTGTTGCATTCTTTGAAAAGAGAAACAAAGATTTTTAATTTAAGGGAATCAACTTCGGTCGAGTTCAAAATTTTTTCAAGCGAATCAATTTTTTTTGACTGGGCGAAAAGCGGGGAAATGAAAAAAAAGCAGCATGAGAAAAGAAAAAATATTTTTTTCATTTAAAGATAAAGTAACTTATTTGCCGGCAGAAAATTTCGTTGAGATATGCCTCAGGTTTCTATAAATTCAATCTGGAGTTTTTTGAGAAGTTTTGAAAACTCTTCGCCCGATTCCTTCATGTCTTCATCCCGCCTGTCGTAATACCATTTTGCTTTTACAGGGTAGCCCTCCTGCGCCATTTTATCTAATTGAAGAAGCACATCCATAATAAATTTGGCAGAAGTGGAATTGAAATAATCAAACTTAAATTCAAAAATTTTCGGAGGAATATTATTTACTTTATCTTTTTCCCAATACAAAACGCTTTGGTATTGCTGCAGCCATTCGAGCAGCGGAATATAAAACTTGCTTGTGTTTTCGGGGCGCGATTCTCCCGAAATCTCAAAGAAGTTTTTCAGCGGGTCGAAAACCACCTTGGGTGAAAAATCGCTGGGCTCTATTACTAATGCGTTCATAGTTTAGTTCAGGGGTATTTTTGCCTGTATAATATAAAAGGAAATTTCCTTTGTTACAGGACGAAATTCATATTCCAGTTTGTTTCCCGATTTGATGGCGATGTCAATAATTCCCAGCCCGGCATTGTCTCTTTCCAGAGGCGATTCCTTTGCCAGCGTGGCGCGGTAATATTCCTGCAATCCTTTTTTATCGAGCGAATTCACGAGTTCAATTTTTTTTATCAGCAAATCAATCTGGTTGTTTGGAATATGATTGCCGGTAATGATGAAATAAAATCCGTTACTGCGGCTTAACATGAAAATGGGAGGCGAATACCTGCCGAGCACTTTTTCAATGTCATTTGCAATCCAATGCTTGGCAATATTGTCGAGGCATTCCACAATAATTCCGTACAGGCGCTTTTGAGTAACAATATCCACATTGGAATTGCTCATGTCCTCCTTCAGATTTTTCAAAAGGGAAGTAGTTACCTGATGGGTAAGTTCGCCCATGAACGACATAATTACATTGCGCTCGTTCATGAACTGATGAATCTCCAACGCTTCAGTTATCTCTTTTGATTTTGACATAAGGGGAGTTTCCGGGGATAAATGAAAACTCAGATTCACAAATTTAGGAAAATATTTTTTCTGCATCGAAAAAATAATTTTGGAGGAAATTGCATACCTTTGCGCTGGTGAAGTACAAAAGAATTCTCCTCAAACTCAGCGGTGAAGCCCTCATGGGCGAAAAACAATTCGGCATCGACCATAACCGCCTTCACCAGTATGCCGAAGAGATAAAACAAGTTGCCGATAAAAAAGTTCAGGTTGCCGTTGTAATCGGTGGCGGAAATATTTTTCGCGGCATACAAGGAAATACCGAAAATGATTTTGACCGCGTGCAGGGCGATTACATGGGAATGCTTGCCACGGTAATAAACAGCATGGCGCTGCAAATGTCTTTGGAAAAAGTCGGTTTGCAAACGCGCCTTCTTTCCGCCATTAAGATGGAACAGATTTGCGAACCGTTTATTCGCAGAAGAGCCGTGCGGCATTTGGAAAAAGGACGAGTGGTGATTTTTGGAGCCGGAACCGGAAATCCTTATTTCACTACCGACACTGCCGCCTCGCTGCGCGCCATAGAAATTGAAGCCGATGTGATTTTAAAAGGCACGCGCGTGGACGGAATTTATTCTGCCGACCCGGAAAAAAATAAAGATGCCATCCGCTTTGATACAATTTCTTTTGATGAAGTTTATAAAAGAAAACTTCAGGTAATGGATATGACGGCATTCACACTCTGCAAGGAAAATAAAATTCCCATTATTGTTTTTGACATGAACAAGCCCGGCAACTTGAAAAAAGTTGTGGTGGGAGAGCAGGTGGGAACGCTGGTGGAATTTTAATTTGCCTCCATTAAACTACATCCGCGCAAATCGCTGTTATCCATTCTTCCCAGCACTTCGAATGAACCATCGCTGTGAATTTTTCCTACATCCTGCGTGGCAATAAAAGAACAGGAATAAATATTTGCCAAATCAATAATGTTGAGCGCACCTGTTTTCCCCGGTGAAAGAATTTGAAACGGGTCATTCACATCACGCGCGAAAACTTTCATCCATGGAGGAGATTTGAAAATTCCATTTCCTGTTGAATATGCTTGAGATAAAAGTTCTGTCATGCCATACTCGGAGTGAATTTTTTTTATTCTGAATTTTTCAGAAAGAATTTTATGAAGTTGTTCGCGCGTGATTTCTTCTCTTCTTCCTTTCATTCCGCCCGTTTCCATTACAATTAAGTTTTCCAAACCCTCAAGCGGAGAAGACCCGCCTGCGGAACGGGCAGGAATTTTTTCTGCCAGTTCTAGCAAAGCAAATGAAACTCCGAATAAAATTATTTTTTGTTTTTTCTTCAGCAGGATATTAATTGCCTGCAAAATATTTTCATCTTTCGCAGTATAAAATGCACTGTATTTGTTTCGGCTCCTTTTTATCAAATCCATTGTCATATAAAGCAGCGAAGAATTTTTGTTTGCATAATAAGAAGGAAGAACGGCAAGAACGGCATACTGTTTTGGTTCTCCGTAAAAAAGTTGAAAACACTTCCGGAAATTTTTTTCGTAAATAGAAATATCGGAAACACAATGCTTACTTCTTTCCATTCCGCTTGTGCCGCTGCTGAGAAAAACTGATGACTGACGACTGACGACTGACGACTGGCGACTGATTATTTCATGCGTTTTAAAAAATTCTATCGGAAGAAATGGAATTTCCGAAGTGATTTTTATTTTTTCAGAAACAATTCCCAACTGCTCAATATATTTTTTATAAACAGGATTTTTTTTTGCCTGAAAGCGAAAAATTTTTAGCGCTGCCGCCTCAAAATCTTTTTTGCTTCGGATGGAAAAAATTTCGCGCGGAGTCACAGCAGAAAATTACGGAAAGGTAATAGCAGGAGTGGAAATGCGGTTGCTTTTATTCCGCGCCTCGTCATACATATATACATCTAATTTAATCTTCTTAAAAACATTAATCCAGGGTTTTATCTTGGCATAAATCAATCCTTTCATGGGCTGGCTCTTTTCTCCCTCTTTTAAAACCAGCGGCACTCTGTAATAATAGGTAATAGTATCCAGGCGAGTTGTAGTATTAGAAGGAAAAGCAGGAGCCCAAATGCCCGATGAATCCCAAAACTCAACCATATAAAAATTTCCATTCTTGAAAATGCCGGTTGAGTCGGCTTTCTCCAGCCCAATATCGCCTTCATTGTCGGTAAATGAAACAACCAGTTCAACAGAATCTTTCGAATAGGGCATGGAGGGAAGAGGTTTTCCATAACTAAGAAAATTCTTATACGCAATAACCGGCTGCGAAGGGTATTCGGGCTTTTTTACGCAGGAATAAATAGTGGCACCTGCAAATAAGAATAATAGGAGGTATGGAATTCTAAGTTTCACCTGCAATTTATAGAAACAAATATAAGGAATATTCTAACAAAAATTTTGCCCTGTCCAAGAATATTTGCATCTTTACAGTCCTGAAAAACAACTACACAACCATTCCAATGAAAAAATATTTTATTGCGGGAATTTTTTTTCTCTCGGCAGCCGTTTTCTCTTTTGGCCAGGATGTTCACTTTTCCCAGTACAACCTCACTCCCCTTGTAATTAATCCTGCGCAGGCGGGCGCGTACAAAAATTTCGAGGCGATTATTAATTATAAAAATCAATGGACGAGCATTTCGCCCAACGCCTATAAAACCATGATGGTTGAAGCCGATGGGCGCTTCAAACAAAAACAGTGGAAAACAAAATGGCTGGCAGGAGGAATTAATTTTTATACCGATAAAGCCGGTGACGGAAATATGAAAACAAATTCTGTGAGCGGTTCTTTCGGCTATCACACGCAGTTGAATGACCAGAATACTTTAGGCGGCTGCTTAATGGCTGGCTTTACCGGCAGAAGCATTGATTATACCAAATTGCAATGGGATGAGCAATATCAAAACGGTTCTTATAGTTCAAGCAATCCAAGCGGAGAAACAGTAAATCAAACCAGCAATAAATTCGGTTATCCCGATTTTGGAATGGGAATTCTTTACCAATACAACAAAGGGCAAATGTATTCCACTGCGAACGATATGTTTATCATTCATAGCGGGCTTTCTTTATTTCATTTGAACAAACCCAAATATTCTTTTTACGGAAACACCGATGAAAAACTTTATGTGAAAGTTATCGGGCATGTAGATGCAATCATTGGAATAAAAAATACAAACTTTGCTGTTGTTCCCGGATTTTTATACATGGGGCAAGGACCTTCGCATGAAGTTCTTCCCGGTTGCTATTTCCGTTACATGCTTCGCGAAGAATCTAAATTCACCGGCTATGTAAAGGGGGCGTCTATAATGGTAGGAACTCATCTCCGCGTGAAAGATGCGTTCATTCCCTCTGTTCAGCTTGAAGTGGCAGAATATACTCTCGGAATCAGTTACGATATGAACGTTTCAGGATTGAAGACAGCAACATCAGGCAAAGGCGGCTTTGAAATTTCATTACGCTATGGAAATCCGAACCCGTTCCTTTACAAATCGGCAGCAAGCTTCCAGTAAGAACTTTTTTCTGTTTGAAAGAAACCCTCATCGTTAATAAACTTTGAGGGTTTTTTATTTCTTCAATTCGCTGCGCGTATTACATTTGCAAGCCACGAATTTCACTAATTAACGAAAAAAATAATTAGTGATAATTCGTGTAATTAGTGGCTTATGACAATTGACCAATTCATCAATTCCAGTTTAGGCAGAAAAGCAGTGATGTCGCTCACCGGACTTTTTCTCATTGTGTTTTTATGTGAACATCTTTACGGAAATCTTCTTCTTTATTATAATGATGGCGGAGCAGCGTTTATCGAATATTCTCACACGCTTGTTCACAGCATCCTTATTAGAACAGTTGAAGTTGTTTTGTTTGCAGCAATAATCATCCATGTGGTGCAGGCAATTTATCTCACGAAACAAAATTCAGATGCGCGACCGGTAAAATATGCAATGCACAAAACAAATGAAACATCTTCGTGGTTTTCGCGCAATATGGGAATTACAGGAAGCGTGATTTTATTTTTCATCGTTGTTCACCTCAACCATTTTTTTGTTCCGTATAGAATTACAGATGCCGTTGGTGGCGAAGGGCAAATGAATGTTGCACAAATGGTGAAGGATGGATTTCACAACGGATGGTTTGTTTTGCTCTATGTAACTTCCTGTTTGTTTCTCGCTTTTCATCTCAATCACGGTTTTCAATCCGCATTTCGTTCTCTCGGATTGAACAATAAAAAATATCACAAACTGATTTCTCTCACAGGAAGTTTTTTTGCGTTCGGAATTGTGTTTGTTGGCTTCGCAAGCATTCCTGTTTTATTTTACTTCGGCATTGCCGGAAATACTTTTTAATTTATGTCTGAAAAATTAAAGTCAAAAATACCAAGCGGACATCTCGAAACAAAGTGGACAAACTATAAATCCACTGTTCCGCTCGTAAATCCTGCCAACAAAAGAAGTTTGGAAATTATTGTGGTCGGTTCAGGGCTTGCGGGTTCTTCTGCTGCCGCTTCGCTTGCTGAACTTGGTTACAAAGTAAAATGTTTTTGCTTCCAGGATTCTCCGAGGCGCGCGCATTCTATCGCGGCACAGGGCGGAATCAACGCGGCAAAAAATTATCAGAACGATGGCGATTCGGTTTACAGATTATTTTACGATACAATTAAAGGCGGAGATTACAGAGCGAGAGAAGGAAATGTTTACCGCCTTGCGGAAGTTTCTTCCAACATTATTGACCAATGCGTGGCGCAGGGAGTTCCGTTCGCGCGTGAG harbors:
- a CDS encoding tetratricopeptide repeat protein; this encodes MKKIFFLFSCCFFFISPLFAQSKKIDSLEKILNSTEVDSLKLKIFVSLFKECNNAPDKALQYGNDALALAQKTGDKKNEASWLNAIGLLHKNKGNSNKALECHERALKISREIKDKASIAKSLNNLGVDNSYLGNYTKTLEYYFEALKIREEMGDKKEIAALWNNIGIIYWRQKNYQKSLEYHFKSLALKKEVGDKSGYAKSLTNIGIVYVDIANRSKKKKDYEKALDYYLQSLKIKKELGDKKDIASTLNNIGNVYKEQKNFSKAMEYHSQCLAIMEELGDKNSIAAVLVNMGNCSRELKQYSKALSSYEKSLKLTSSIGFKEGRKDAYEGFSVTYDSLKDYKNAYEYHKKYSDLKDSLLNEESSKQIAEMQTKYETEKKEQQINLLNKDKELQDAQLNRQKIVIWSVAGGLLVVLILSIFIFRERKKSEKLLLNILPVETARELKSKGKASPKYYESVTVMFTDFKGFTTIAEKLSAEELVSELDFLFKKFDEIISKYNIEKIKTIGDAYMCASGLPTPNTNHAEEIVKAGIEIQSWMKEQNNKWQLRIGIHSGSVTAGVVGDKKFAYDIWGDTVNTASRMESSGEPGKINISGATYQILQGFQNLEGLVFTHRGKIPAKNKGEIEMYFVESSEMRSIHKHN
- a CDS encoding DUF1987 domain-containing protein, with the translated sequence MNALVIEPSDFSPKVVFDPLKNFFEISGESRPENTSKFYIPLLEWLQQYQSVLYWEKDKVNNIPPKIFEFKFDYFNSTSAKFIMDVLLQLDKMAQEGYPVKAKWYYDRRDEDMKESGEEFSKLLKKLQIEFIET
- a CDS encoding UMP kinase; the encoded protein is MKYKRILLKLSGEALMGEKQFGIDHNRLHQYAEEIKQVADKKVQVAVVIGGGNIFRGIQGNTENDFDRVQGDYMGMLATVINSMALQMSLEKVGLQTRLLSAIKMEQICEPFIRRRAVRHLEKGRVVIFGAGTGNPYFTTDTAASLRAIEIEADVILKGTRVDGIYSADPEKNKDAIRFDTISFDEVYKRKLQVMDMTAFTLCKENKIPIIVFDMNKPGNLKKVVVGEQVGTLVEF
- a CDS encoding acyl transferase, with the protein product MTPREIFSIRSKKDFEAAALKIFRFQAKKNPVYKKYIEQLGIVSEKIKITSEIPFLPIEFFKTHEIISRQSSVVSRQSSVFLSSGTSGMERSKHCVSDISIYEKNFRKCFQLFYGEPKQYAVLAVLPSYYANKNSSLLYMTMDLIKRSRNKYSAFYTAKDENILQAINILLKKKQKIILFGVSFALLELAEKIPARSAGGSSPLEGLENLIVMETGGMKGRREEITREQLHKILSEKFRIKKIHSEYGMTELLSQAYSTGNGIFKSPPWMKVFARDVNDPFQILSPGKTGALNIIDLANIYSCSFIATQDVGKIHSDGSFEVLGRMDNSDLRGCSLMEAN
- a CDS encoding PorP/SprF family type IX secretion system membrane protein, giving the protein MKKYFIAGIFFLSAAVFSFGQDVHFSQYNLTPLVINPAQAGAYKNFEAIINYKNQWTSISPNAYKTMMVEADGRFKQKQWKTKWLAGGINFYTDKAGDGNMKTNSVSGSFGYHTQLNDQNTLGGCLMAGFTGRSIDYTKLQWDEQYQNGSYSSSNPSGETVNQTSNKFGYPDFGMGILYQYNKGQMYSTANDMFIIHSGLSLFHLNKPKYSFYGNTDEKLYVKVIGHVDAIIGIKNTNFAVVPGFLYMGQGPSHEVLPGCYFRYMLREESKFTGYVKGASIMVGTHLRVKDAFIPSVQLEVAEYTLGISYDMNVSGLKTATSGKGGFEISLRYGNPNPFLYKSAASFQ
- a CDS encoding succinate dehydrogenase cytochrome b subunit, with protein sequence MTIDQFINSSLGRKAVMSLTGLFLIVFLCEHLYGNLLLYYNDGGAAFIEYSHTLVHSILIRTVEVVLFAAIIIHVVQAIYLTKQNSDARPVKYAMHKTNETSSWFSRNMGITGSVILFFIVVHLNHFFVPYRITDAVGGEGQMNVAQMVKDGFHNGWFVLLYVTSCLFLAFHLNHGFQSAFRSLGLNNKKYHKLISLTGSFFAFGIVFVGFASIPVLFYFGIAGNTF